A window of Staphylococcus sp. 17KM0847 contains these coding sequences:
- the upp gene encoding uracil phosphoribosyltransferase — MGNVHVLDHPLIQHKLSFIRDVNTGTKAFRELVDEVGMLMAYEVTRDLELEDVEIETPVTKATVKRLSGKKLAFIPILRAGLGMTTGILNLVPAARIGHVGLYRDPETLEAVEYFVKLPQDIEEREIIVVDPMLATGASAIEAITSLKKRGAKHIRFMCLIAAPEGVEKLQQAHEDVDIFIAALDEKLDDHAYIIPGLGDAGDRLFGTK, encoded by the coding sequence ATGGGCAATGTACATGTACTTGATCACCCTTTAATTCAACATAAATTGAGCTTTATTCGAGATGTTAATACGGGAACAAAAGCGTTTCGTGAACTTGTCGATGAAGTAGGAATGCTAATGGCTTATGAAGTAACGCGTGATTTGGAATTAGAAGACGTTGAAATTGAAACACCCGTAACCAAGGCAACAGTAAAACGTTTATCTGGTAAGAAGCTAGCTTTTATTCCTATTTTACGCGCGGGTTTAGGTATGACAACTGGGATTTTAAATCTTGTCCCTGCAGCACGTATCGGTCATGTGGGCTTATATCGTGATCCCGAGACATTAGAAGCGGTGGAGTATTTTGTGAAGTTACCACAAGATATTGAAGAGCGTGAAATTATCGTAGTAGATCCTATGTTAGCGACAGGTGCTTCTGCTATTGAAGCTATTACTTCATTGAAAAAGCGTGGCGCTAAGCATATTCGCTTTATGTGTTTAATTGCAGCCCCAGAAGGTGTTGAAAAGTTACAACAAGCACATGAAGACGTAGATATTTTTATTGCTGCATTAGATGAAAAATTAGATGATCATGCTTATATCATTCCAGGTCTAGGTGATGCTGGGGATCGCTTATTCGGTACAAAATAA
- the wecB gene encoding non-hydrolyzing UDP-N-acetylglucosamine 2-epimerase yields the protein MKKIMTIFGTRPEAIKMAPLVLQLKREENLAPVVVVTAQHREMLDGVLETFGIVPDYDLNVMTPDQTLSQVTSRVLLGLERVIQEEKPDMVLVHGDTTTTFAGSLAAFYNEVSIGHVEAGLRTYRKYAPFPEEINRQMTSNMADLHFAPTEQARQNLLNESKAAHTVVVTGNTAIDAMRTTIDNNYHSAILSKHKDRRIILLTAHRRENIGEPMLNIFKAVRRIVEEMEDVVLIYPMHRNPKVRAIAYEQLNNHERIELIEPLGVIDFHNFAQHAYLILTDSGGVQEEAPSLGKPVLVLRETTERPEGVEAGTLKLVGTEEETVYHHTKQLLNDNQLYEKMCIAKNPYGDGYASQRICAHIQYFLGLLNEKPLPFEIEK from the coding sequence ATGAAAAAAATCATGACTATTTTTGGAACGAGACCGGAAGCTATTAAGATGGCACCACTTGTATTGCAGCTTAAAAGGGAAGAGAACCTTGCACCAGTTGTCGTTGTGACAGCACAACATCGTGAAATGTTAGATGGTGTATTAGAAACATTTGGTATTGTTCCCGATTATGATTTGAATGTCATGACACCGGATCAAACGCTCTCTCAAGTGACTTCTCGTGTGTTATTGGGGCTTGAACGCGTTATTCAAGAAGAAAAACCTGACATGGTTTTAGTGCATGGTGATACGACAACAACATTCGCAGGAAGTCTAGCCGCATTTTACAATGAAGTGAGTATCGGCCATGTTGAAGCGGGTTTGCGTACTTATCGTAAATATGCACCGTTTCCGGAAGAGATTAACCGTCAAATGACAAGTAATATGGCAGATCTTCATTTTGCACCAACAGAACAAGCGCGTCAGAATCTATTGAATGAGAGCAAAGCAGCACATACTGTTGTTGTGACGGGAAATACAGCGATAGATGCGATGCGTACAACGATTGATAACAATTATCATTCAGCTATTTTGTCAAAGCATAAAGATAGGCGTATTATTTTGTTGACAGCACATCGACGTGAGAATATTGGCGAACCTATGTTAAATATTTTTAAAGCTGTACGTCGAATTGTTGAAGAGATGGAAGATGTTGTATTAATTTATCCAATGCACCGGAATCCTAAAGTGCGTGCTATCGCATATGAGCAACTCAATAACCATGAGCGTATTGAACTGATTGAACCATTGGGTGTGATTGATTTTCATAATTTTGCACAGCATGCTTATTTAATACTCACTGATTCAGGAGGAGTACAAGAAGAAGCGCCATCTCTTGGAAAACCAGTGCTGGTGTTGCGTGAAACGACTGAAAGACCAGAAGGCGTTGAAGCAGGAACATTGAAGTTAGTTGGAACAGAAGAAGAAACGGTTTATCATCATACAAAACAGCTATTAAATGATAACCAGTTATATGAAAAAATGTGTATTGCCAAAAATCCTTATGGAGACGGCTATGCTTCACAACGTATTTGTGCACATATTCAATATTTTTTAGGTTTATTAAATGAAAAACCTTTACCTTTTGAAATAGAAAAGTAA